A genomic window from Elaeis guineensis isolate ETL-2024a chromosome 3, EG11, whole genome shotgun sequence includes:
- the LOC105034022 gene encoding uncharacterized protein isoform X3 translates to MALVPGFVGTAAARSPQLLLLSFSHISSSSHLPSLHYFHPSLRSSLSPFPNKPIKSSKINGVSWEGRGEEGEGEDIEGVFSVDSDVEEGESGEEDEESGLDLLFQFLQSLFRRVSRRATKAARAVLPPVISPQLVSFSVDGILLLTLVSLVKAFLESFEGRNRISVRHGLRAS, encoded by the exons ATGGCCCTGGTGCCCGGTTTCGTGGGAACAGCAGCAGCTCGCTCTCCTcagcttctcctcctttctttctctcaTATCTCTTCCTCTTCCCATCTTCCAAGTCTCCATTACTTCCATCCATCACTCcgctcctctctttctccctttccCAACAAGCCTATAAAAAGCTCTAAG ATTAATGGAGTTTCATGGGAAGGacgaggagaagaaggagaaggtgaaGATATAGAAGGAGTGTTCAGTGTGGACAGTGATGTGGAGGAAGGAGAGAGTGGAGAGGAGGATGAGGAAAGCGGGTTGGATCTTCTGTTCCAGTTCCTTCAAAGCTTGTTCCGCAGGGTCTCGAGACGGGCAACAAAGGCTGCTCGTGCAGTCCTTCCTCCCGTGATTTCACCACAGCTG GTATCTTTCTCTGTAGATGGCATTCTGCTTCTGACGTTGGTCTCTCTTGTTAAAGCATTTCTCGAG AGTTTTGAAGGAAGGAATCGGATCAGCGTTCGACACGGACTTCGCGCGAGCTAG